The following proteins come from a genomic window of Alicyclobacillus dauci:
- a CDS encoding sugar phosphate isomerase/epimerase family protein: MKPCLHPSIVEGVCDLDSYLDVAKVAGFEFVEVDWTWLDTAADKYGESYLCRAFSRRSLTLASFGLPVDLYCDEALFQSQLQELPTAAERAVRLGATRSCTWLWPAIDEVPVPYASRLARRIRECAGALIPYGIRLGLEFVGPHHLRDKRFPFVQNLQDLIVYLEAINMPNVGILLDSYHWYTAEVPIEEILSLKAHQIVHVHINDTDALPSQARDFERLLPGDGRIELGTFLLGLKTVGYTGPVSLEVLHTSPLAERPEDIPARAHTKLSEMLDSI; encoded by the coding sequence GTGAAACCCTGTCTTCATCCATCTATCGTAGAAGGTGTTTGTGATTTAGACAGCTACTTGGATGTCGCAAAAGTCGCTGGGTTTGAATTTGTCGAAGTTGATTGGACATGGCTGGATACAGCGGCTGACAAATATGGTGAGTCGTATCTTTGCCGAGCTTTTTCTCGGAGATCTCTGACGCTTGCGAGTTTTGGGCTCCCTGTCGATCTCTACTGTGACGAGGCGCTTTTTCAAAGCCAACTGCAGGAGCTTCCGACCGCCGCTGAACGGGCCGTCCGATTAGGTGCAACCCGCTCTTGTACATGGTTGTGGCCAGCGATTGACGAGGTCCCCGTCCCGTACGCAAGTCGGCTTGCACGCCGAATCCGCGAATGCGCCGGTGCCTTGATTCCCTATGGCATTCGACTTGGACTCGAGTTTGTTGGACCGCATCACCTTCGCGATAAACGCTTTCCGTTTGTCCAAAATCTCCAGGATCTCATTGTGTATTTAGAAGCTATCAATATGCCGAACGTTGGAATTCTCTTGGACAGCTATCACTGGTATACGGCGGAAGTACCTATCGAAGAGATTCTCTCTCTCAAAGCACATCAAATTGTCCATGTACACATAAACGATACGGATGCGCTACCTTCTCAGGCCCGCGACTTTGAGCGGTTACTGCCAGGAGATGGACGGATCGAGTTGGGTACTTTCTTGCTGGGGTTAAAGACAGTCGGTTACACGGGACCAGTTTCACTTGAAGTACTCCACACGAGTCCCTTGGCAGAACGTCCCGAAGATATACCCGCAAGGGCACACACGAAGCTATCTGAAATGTTAGATTCTATATGA
- a CDS encoding sugar phosphate isomerase/epimerase family protein, translating into MPNIAVQLYTVREVMERDFIGTLRKVAEVGYEAVEFYTYGGLSPLALRKVVDDLGIKPLSSHISLTRLEEELEVVIQEAQAIGLDYLVCPWLPTERRQTVQDYADLAATLEKIGDRCNTEGIRFAYHNHDFELAKQDGQVGLDRLLNPSQKSGVQAELDLYWIHYAGEDPTHYIERYANRCDLLHVKDASKTDGSFAEVGSGVLDWQAIFAAAEASGAKWYIVEQDVCKGDPIESIRDSLEFLRRSPD; encoded by the coding sequence TTGCCTAACATTGCCGTCCAGCTATATACCGTACGGGAAGTTATGGAACGAGACTTCATTGGAACGCTTCGGAAAGTCGCGGAGGTTGGTTACGAGGCAGTTGAGTTTTACACCTACGGGGGACTTAGTCCCCTAGCGTTGCGTAAAGTGGTGGACGACTTGGGGATCAAGCCGCTGTCCAGCCACATCTCGCTGACGCGGCTTGAAGAGGAACTGGAAGTGGTGATCCAAGAAGCGCAGGCAATCGGACTCGATTATCTGGTTTGTCCATGGTTGCCCACTGAGCGGAGACAAACTGTACAAGACTACGCAGACCTGGCTGCTACGCTGGAGAAAATCGGTGATCGCTGCAACACGGAGGGAATTCGGTTTGCTTATCACAATCACGATTTTGAGCTGGCAAAACAGGACGGACAGGTCGGACTGGACCGTCTCTTGAATCCTTCGCAAAAAAGCGGCGTTCAGGCAGAACTGGACCTCTACTGGATCCATTATGCCGGTGAAGATCCGACCCACTATATCGAACGATACGCCAATCGATGTGATCTTCTCCATGTGAAAGACGCTTCAAAGACAGACGGATCGTTTGCGGAAGTAGGGAGCGGTGTCCTTGATTGGCAGGCGATTTTTGCAGCTGCTGAGGCTTCTGGGGCAAAGTGGTACATCGTCGAGCAGGACGTGTGCAAAGGAGATCCTATCGAATCCATTCGTGACAGCCTGGAGTTCCTCCGCAGATCACCTGATTGA